In one window of Acanthopagrus latus isolate v.2019 chromosome 15, fAcaLat1.1, whole genome shotgun sequence DNA:
- the fbxo9 gene encoding F-box only protein 9 isoform X2 translates to MAEDNADIGGTIEDEDEGSDDPNLEVQLTTFRAQWMSELKSSSGASGMSDRLLRAKGLKRTQDLAREEKATELFLRAVQEEQSGAVYEAIKFYRMAMQLVPDIEFKINYSRPADADRGGGNYNEDSDVDGEIEDLLAYFEQELTLESSFPKICSPELDTTQTHISALPREILMYIFRWVVSSELDMRALEQLSLVCRGFYICARDPEIWHSACVRVWGRNCTKVVPFKSWRDMFLQRPRVRFDGVYISKTSYIRQGEESLDGFYRAWHHVEYYRYLRFFPDGHVIMLTTPDDPLVIVPRLRTKNSRMDSALLGHFRLSQETDNQTKVFAVVSKKKEEKATEFQRNRFCRRNPPPEAEHSFHVGLHLSSGGCQSSNKLVWIHHSCHITYKLTGETVVTAFDLDRMYTPFFFARVKSYTAYSEQPL, encoded by the exons GCTGAAGATAATGCAGATATTGGAGGTACAatagaggatgaagatgagggtTCAGATGACCCGAATCTTGAG gtgcagctCACTACATTCAGAGCTCAGTGGATGTCTGAATTGAAGTCAAGCTCTGGAGCAAGTGGAATGAGTGATCGACTGCTGAGAGCTAAAGGTCTGAAGAGGACACAAGACTTGGCTCGGGAGGAAAAA GCCACAGAGCTGTTCTTGAGAGCTGTTCAGGAAGAGCAGAGTGGAGCTGTCTATGAGG CTATCAAGTTCTATCGCATGGCAATGCAGCTTGTGCCTGACATTGAGTTTAAAATCAACTACAGCCGTCCTGCTGATGCAGACCGAGGTGGAGGAAACTA cAATGAGGACAGTGATGTTGACGGTGAGATCGAGGATCTACTTGCCTACTTTGAGCAGGAGCTCACTCTGGAAAGCTCCTTTCCAAAGATCTGCAGTCCTGAGTTGGACACAACTCAGACGCACATTTcag CCTTGCCGAGGGAAATCCTGATGTACATTTTTCGTTGGGTTGTGTCGAGTGAACTGGACATGCGAGCCTTGGAGCAGCTCTCTTTGGTTTGCCGTGGGTTTTACATTTGTGCAAG GGACCCTGAGATTTGGCATTCAGCCTGCGTGCGAGTGTGGGGACGGAACTGCACAAAAGTGGTACCCTTCAAATCCTGGAGAGACATGTTTCTGCAAAGGCCACGTGTCCGTTTTGATG GTGTCTATATCAGCAAGACATCATACATTCGTCAAGGAGAGGAGTCACTGGATGGATTCTACAGGGCTTGGCACCATGTTGAGTACTACAG GTACCTACGGTTCTTCCCCGACGGCCACGTCATCATGCTGACCACCCCTGATGACCCGCTGGTCATTGTTCCTCGCTTGCGTACTAAAAACTCCAG AATGGATTCTGCTCTGCTCGGTCATTTCCGTCTgtcacaggaaacagacaaTCAAACCAAAGTCTTTGCTGTTGTGAgcaagaaaaaggaggag AAAGCGACCGAGTTTCAAAGGAATCGGTTCTGCAGGCGGAACCCACCTCCAGAGGCTGAACACAGCTTTCATGTGGGACTGCATCTGTCCTCTGGGGGGTGTCAGAGTTCCAACAAGCTGGTGTGGATTCACCACTCCTGCCACATCACTTACAA gctgaCGGGGGAAACAGTCGTCACAGCATTTGACCTGGACAGGATGTACACACCCTTCTTCTTTGCACGTGTGAAGAGTTACACTGCTTACTCCGAGCAGCCTCTTTAA
- the fbxo9 gene encoding F-box only protein 9 isoform X1 — protein MAEDNADIGGTIEDEDEGSDDPNLEVQLTTFRAQWMSELKSSSGASGMSDRLLRAKGLKRTQDLAREEKATELFLRAVQEEQSGAVYEAIKFYRMAMQLVPDIEFKINYSRPADADRGGGNYNEDSDVDGEIEDLLAYFEQELTLESSFPKICSPELDTTQTHISALPREILMYIFRWVVSSELDMRALEQLSLVCRGFYICARDPEIWHSACVRVWGRNCTKVVPFKSWRDMFLQRPRVRFDGVYISKTSYIRQGEESLDGFYRAWHHVEYYRYLRFFPDGHVIMLTTPDDPLVIVPRLRTKNSRMDSALLGHFRLSQETDNQTKVFAVVSKKKEEQKATEFQRNRFCRRNPPPEAEHSFHVGLHLSSGGCQSSNKLVWIHHSCHITYKLTGETVVTAFDLDRMYTPFFFARVKSYTAYSEQPL, from the exons GCTGAAGATAATGCAGATATTGGAGGTACAatagaggatgaagatgagggtTCAGATGACCCGAATCTTGAG gtgcagctCACTACATTCAGAGCTCAGTGGATGTCTGAATTGAAGTCAAGCTCTGGAGCAAGTGGAATGAGTGATCGACTGCTGAGAGCTAAAGGTCTGAAGAGGACACAAGACTTGGCTCGGGAGGAAAAA GCCACAGAGCTGTTCTTGAGAGCTGTTCAGGAAGAGCAGAGTGGAGCTGTCTATGAGG CTATCAAGTTCTATCGCATGGCAATGCAGCTTGTGCCTGACATTGAGTTTAAAATCAACTACAGCCGTCCTGCTGATGCAGACCGAGGTGGAGGAAACTA cAATGAGGACAGTGATGTTGACGGTGAGATCGAGGATCTACTTGCCTACTTTGAGCAGGAGCTCACTCTGGAAAGCTCCTTTCCAAAGATCTGCAGTCCTGAGTTGGACACAACTCAGACGCACATTTcag CCTTGCCGAGGGAAATCCTGATGTACATTTTTCGTTGGGTTGTGTCGAGTGAACTGGACATGCGAGCCTTGGAGCAGCTCTCTTTGGTTTGCCGTGGGTTTTACATTTGTGCAAG GGACCCTGAGATTTGGCATTCAGCCTGCGTGCGAGTGTGGGGACGGAACTGCACAAAAGTGGTACCCTTCAAATCCTGGAGAGACATGTTTCTGCAAAGGCCACGTGTCCGTTTTGATG GTGTCTATATCAGCAAGACATCATACATTCGTCAAGGAGAGGAGTCACTGGATGGATTCTACAGGGCTTGGCACCATGTTGAGTACTACAG GTACCTACGGTTCTTCCCCGACGGCCACGTCATCATGCTGACCACCCCTGATGACCCGCTGGTCATTGTTCCTCGCTTGCGTACTAAAAACTCCAG AATGGATTCTGCTCTGCTCGGTCATTTCCGTCTgtcacaggaaacagacaaTCAAACCAAAGTCTTTGCTGTTGTGAgcaagaaaaaggaggag CAGAAAGCGACCGAGTTTCAAAGGAATCGGTTCTGCAGGCGGAACCCACCTCCAGAGGCTGAACACAGCTTTCATGTGGGACTGCATCTGTCCTCTGGGGGGTGTCAGAGTTCCAACAAGCTGGTGTGGATTCACCACTCCTGCCACATCACTTACAA gctgaCGGGGGAAACAGTCGTCACAGCATTTGACCTGGACAGGATGTACACACCCTTCTTCTTTGCACGTGTGAAGAGTTACACTGCTTACTCCGAGCAGCCTCTTTAA